In a genomic window of Amblyomma americanum isolate KBUSLIRL-KWMA chromosome 4, ASM5285725v1, whole genome shotgun sequence:
- the LOC144128882 gene encoding diuretic hormone class 2-like isoform X2 has protein sequence MQLGLHGTTWILILALTAIAASSPARSRPKRDVYYDSSLDPGEEYLLSLLRNRISHPSLLEQQKRAGGLLDFGVSRGASGAEAAKARLGLKLAHDPYGPGRR, from the exons ATGCAACTCGGTCTGCACGGAACAACATGGATCCTTATCCTCGCCCTCACAGCGATCGCAGCCTCTTCTCCAGCTCGGTCCAG GCCCAAGAGGGACGTGTACTACGACTCTTCGCTTGACCCCGGCGAAGAGTATCTGCTCAGCCTGCTTCGCAACCGTATCAG CCACCCTTCTCTCCTGGAGCAGCAAAAGAGGGCGGGCGGTCTGCTGGACTTCGGCGTGTCCCGAGGCGCATCGGGAGCTGAAGCCGCCAAGGCCCGCCTCGGACTCAAGCTGGCCCACGACCCCTACGGGCCGGGAAGGCGCTGA